The proteins below are encoded in one region of Sminthopsis crassicaudata isolate SCR6 chromosome 1, ASM4859323v1, whole genome shotgun sequence:
- the RBM12B gene encoding RNA-binding protein 12B, with the protein MAVVIRLQGLPVIAGPVDIRHFFSGLNIPDGGVHIIGGEIGEAFIIFATDEDARRAMSRSGGFIKDSPVELFLSSKTEMQNTIEMKRKRFDRGGRELLSGSKRPGSSSSGASGVGSLSNLVEAIKKGINKPGYDPSDDPEAGFHTNGTRHGITGPRKETRTFKSDNRYLFLRGLPYSATEDEVRAFFPGLCVDGVILLKHPTGRNNGDCLVKFATSHDALGGLQRHRHYMGSRFVEVSPASEQQWIDCGGSVDIKDEVHFRSEERSPQRGINDAHSKKRSRSKSPRRVKRRSRSPHKYGFYVHLKNLSLSVEKRDIKNFFRDTDLASDQIKFLYKDQKRTGSAFVMFKTLRDYNSALALHKFILFHRQVLIDPISKKTMLKFIECYEKKRSGSVGRERPGHIPEKNYREGHSGPKLCIYIRNFPFDVTKVEVQKFFAGFSIDEDDVYLLYDDKGVGLGEALVKFKSEEQAMKAESLNRRRFLGTEVLLRLISEEQMQEFGVNISSISGEKMQDHSQTRDRDEHSHSVDTQGPSVHSFGPPGKFRHPPEDFRQQPDNFRHPSDDFRHPPDRHPPDDFRHPPDRHPPDDFRHPPDRHPPDDFRQPDNFRPPPDDFMCPPDDFRGPRPFMNFGPPEGEPFGRFDFGNNNMGGFPEGRFMSDPNFNCGSGRVTPIKIMNLPFKANVNEILDFFHGYGVIPESVSIQYNDQGLPLGEAIVAMVNYDEAMAAINDLNDRPVGPRKVKLILL; encoded by the coding sequence ATGGCTGTAGTCATCCGTTTACAGGGGCTTCCTGTTATTGCGGGGCCTGTGGATATTCGTCACTTCTTCTCGGGATTGAATATTCCTGATGGAGGAGTGCATATAATTGGAGGAGAAATTGGGGaggcttttattatttttgcaacAGATGAAGATGCACGACGTGCCATGAGTCGGTCAGGAGGGTTTATCAAGGACTCCCCTGTAGAGCTTTTTCTTAGCAGCAAGACAGAAATGCAGAATACCATAGAAATGAAACGAAAAAGATTTGATCGTGGAGGAAGAGAACTGTTATCAGGCTCCAAAAGACCAGGATCTAGTAGTTCTGGTGCATCAGGGGTTGGCAGCCTATCTAATTTAGTTGAGGCTattaagaaaggaataaataaaccTGGCTATGATCCTTCGGATGATCCAGAGGCTGGTTTTCATACCAATGGTACAAGACATGGTATTACGGGGCCAAGAAAAGAAACACGTACATTCAAATCAGATAACCGTTACTTATTTTTACGTGGTTTGCCATACTCAGCAACTGAAGATGAAGTACGTGCTTTCTTTCCTGGATTATGTGTGGATGGAGTTATTTTACTAAAACATCCAACTGGCAGAAATAATGGTGATTGCTTGGTAAAATTTGCTACATCTCATGATGCTTTAGGAGGTCTTCAACGCCATAGACATTACATGGGCTCAAGATTTGTTGAAGTTAGTCCAGCTTCAGAGCAACAGTGGATTGACTGTGGCGGTAGTGTAGATATAAAGGATGAAGTTCATTTCAGAAGTGAAGAGCGTTCTCCACAAAGAGGAATAAATGATGCACATTCAAAAAAACGATCGCGATCAAAATCCCCAAGAAGAGTGAAAAGACGCTCCCGTTCCCCTCACAAATATGGATtttatgttcatttaaaaaatctgtcaCTAAGTGTTGAGAAGAGAGATATAAAAAATTTCTTTAGAGATACTGATCTGGCCAGTGATCAGATTAAATTTTTGTATAAGGATCAGAAAAGAACAGGATCTGCCTTTGTGATGTTCAAGACATTGAGAGACTATAATTCTGCTCTCGCCTTacacaaatttatattatttcaccGTCAAGTTCTTATTGATCCTATATCTAAAAAAACAATGCTGAAATTCATtgaatgttatgaaaaaaaaagatcagggtCAGTGGGGAGAGAACGACCTGGGCATATTCCAGAAAAAAACTATCGGGAAGGACATTCTGGCCCAAAGCTGTGcatatatataagaaattttcCATTTGATGTCACTAAAGTTGAGGTACAAAAGTTCTTTGCCGGGTTTTCTATTGATGAGGATGATGTTTACTTGCTTTATGATGACAAAGGAGTTGGTCTGGGAGAGGCACTGGTGAAATTTAAATCAGAAGAACAGGCAATGAAAGCTGAAAGTTTAAACCGACGAAGGTTCTTGGGAACAGAGGTATTATTAAGACTTATATCTGAGGAACAAATGCAGGAGTTTGGTGTGAATATTTCATCTATCTCAGGTGAGAAAATGCAAGATCATTCACAGACACGAGATAGAGATGAACATTCCCATTCAGTTGATACACAAGGACCATCTGTACATTCGTTTGGCCCTCCTGGAAAATTCCGTCATCCCCCAGAGGATTTTCGTCAACAACCTGACAATTTCCGGCATCCTTCAGATGATTTCCGGCACCCTCCAGACAGACACCCTCCAGATGACTTCCGGCACCCTCCAGACAGACACCCTCCAGATGACTTCCGGCACCCTCCAGACAGACACCCTCCAGATGACTTCAGGCAACCGGATAATTTTAGACCACCACCTGATGATTTCATGTGCCCACCTGATGATTTCAGAGGTCCTCGTCCTTTCATGAATTTTGGTCCCCCTGAAGGGGAACCTTTTGGCAGGTTTGATTTTGGAAACAATAACATGGGAGGTTTTCCAGAGGGAAGATTTATGTCTGATCCAAATTTCAATTGTGGCTCAGGTAGAGTAACTCCTATTAAAATAATGAATCTTCCATTTAAAGCAAATGTCAATGAGATCTTGGACTTTTTCCATGGTTATGGAGTAATACCAGAATCAGTTTCAATACAGTACAATGACCAAGGATTACCATTAGGGGAAGCCATTGTTGCAATGGTCAACTATGATGAGGCTATGGCTGCTATTAATGACCTGAATGACAGACCAGTTGGCCCACGAAAAGTTAAACTAATTTTGCTCTAG